GCAGGGTGTCCATCAGGGTGATCATCTCCTTGTCACTGCGACCCTTGAAGGGGGCGCGGTAATCAAGGGCGTGGCGCAGGGCCCGTGTGCCCGCCATGGTGAGAGCACCATCCCAGGAGACGGCGGCGAGTGCGACCGCGGCGAAGGCCGTAGGTGCGTCCATGGATCGCGTCAAAAGCAAGGAACACCCGTCATCGTTCTCTCCAGGGGTGCCTGTCAGTGGCCGATGTGACCGAATCCACGAAAGAGTCCCCGGCGGCGCCCTTCGGGCCTCAGCGCCTGGTCGCCGCAGCACCGCCGTTCCCGCCTTCCCGGCACAGTCTCAGATACAGGGCGTCGGGTTCCTGGTAGCGGGCCGGGCGGCAGTCGTGCAGGCGGGCCAGCTGCTGCCAGCACACGGTCCGCTGCACCGTCTTGAGGCTCTTGCCTTCCCGCGCCAGCATGCGCATGGCCCGGCAGTAGGAGCCGTAGCGATCCTCCAGATCCCGGAGTTCGGCGGATCCGTCGGCGGCGGGGAGCTGGTCGGCTGGAGGTGGCATGCATCGACTCCAGCACCTCCCACCACGGCGCGACTGTGCCGAAGGGAACCAAGCGCGCAGGACGTGAGGCCCCTCCAGCTGCAGGCCAAAAAAAGAGGGCCCCGAAGGGCCCTTCAGCAGGTGAGGCCTGGGGGCTCAGCGGATGAACAGCATCTCCTGGTAGGAGGGCAGGGGCCAGAGGTTGTCATCGACCAGGGCCTCCAGGCCATCGACCACTTCCCGCAGCTGATGCATCAGGGGCATCAGGGTGTCGGCGGAGTAGCGCATGTGCGCAATGGTGCCGTGGGGAGCCTGGCTGATGGCACTTTCGAGCGCACTGCTGAGTTCCATCAGCTTGGCGCTGAGGGACGCGACCTTGTGCTGGGTGTCCGGGGACACCTGGAGGCCCATGGAGGTCTGCAGTTGCAGGGAACTGGCCAGTTCACCCAGGTAGCGCATGGCGGCCGGGTA
Above is a window of Cyanobium sp. AMD-g DNA encoding:
- a CDS encoding DUF3136 domain-containing protein; protein product: MPPPADQLPAADGSAELRDLEDRYGSYCRAMRMLAREGKSLKTVQRTVCWQQLARLHDCRPARYQEPDALYLRLCREGGNGGAAATRR